A DNA window from Vigna angularis cultivar LongXiaoDou No.4 chromosome 1, ASM1680809v1, whole genome shotgun sequence contains the following coding sequences:
- the LOC108339455 gene encoding fe(2+) transport protein 1-like gives MAITSLTLFKITFVFFILFTLLTPKAMADCEAQSANTCNNKEKALSLKVIAIFTILVSSIIGVTLPLVTRSVPALSPENDLFIIVKCFAAGIILGTGFMHVLPDSFDMLWSDCLKEKPWHEFPFSGLVAMFSAIMTMMVDSLATSVYTKRSKTEIIPAESSPAGGGDQEMGGVVNFGHFHGHHHHHPENKTEAQESQLLRYRVVAMVLELGIVVHSVVIGLGMGASNNTCTIKGLIAALCFHQMFEGMGLGGCILQAQYKFLKKAIMVFFFSVTTPFGIALGIALSTTYRENSPSALITVGLLNASSAGLLIYMALVDLLSADFMSPRLQGSVNLQLKSYLAVFLGAGGMSLMAKWA, from the exons ATGGCAATTACTTCACTGACTCTTTTCAAAATTAcctttgttttcttcattctcTTCACTCTTCTCACACCTAAAGCCATGGCTGATTGTGAAGCTCAATCAGCAAACACATGCAACAACAAAGAGAAAGCGCTGTCACTAAAAGTTATAGCCATATTCACTATCTTAGTCTCTAGCATAATCGGTGTGACACTACCTTTAGTGACACGTTCAGTTCCAGCTTTGAGTCCTGAAAACGATCTCTTCATAATCGTGAAGTGCTTCGCGGCTGGTATAATTCTTGGAACGGGCTTCATGCACGTGCTTCCCGATTCCTTTGACATGTTGTGGTCTGATTGTTTGAAGGAGAAACCGTGGCACGAGTTTCCATTTTCGGGGCTCGTGGCTATGTTTTCTGCCATAATGACGATGATGGTGGATTCTTTGGCTACTAGTGTTTACACCAAGAGGAGTAAGACTGAGATTATTCCCGCTGAGAGCAGCCCTGCAGGTGGTGGAGACCAAGAGATGGGTGGTGTTGTTAACTTTGGCCACTTCCAtggccaccaccaccaccaccctgAGAACAAGACAGAAGCCCAAGAATCACAGCTTCTACGTTATCGTGTTGTTGCCATG GTATTAGAACTTGGAATTGTGGTTCATTCAGTGGTTATAGGACTTGGCATGGGAGCCTCAAACAACACATGTACCATAAAAGGTCTAATAGCTGCGCTTTGCTTCCATCAAATGTTTGAAGGCATGGGTCTTGGAGGGTGCATTCtgcag GCCCAGTACAAGTTCTTAAAGAAGGCCATCATGGTGTTTTTCTTCTCCGTGACAACCCCATTTGGAATTGCCCTTGGAATTGCATTGTCGACAACTTATAGAGAAAACAGTCCAAGTGCACTCATCACTGTGGGGTTGCTGAACGCTTCTTCTGCTGGTCTTTTGATCTACATGGCTTTGGTTGACCTTCTTTCTGCTGATTTCATGAGCCCTAGATTGCAGGGTAGTGTCAACCTTCAATTGAAATCTTACTTAGCAGTGTTTTTGGGTGCTGGTGGCATGTCTCTCATGGCAAAATGGGCTTAG
- the LOC108337293 gene encoding uncharacterized protein LOC108337293, protein MNALKCRLLHTLRGDVPTEALKRRALELEKKRKMRQPKSKDQFIVTVPESLSYLDTATIPMVVAAVGIALLAKLLMMYDESKSQELLERKIKNAPEGQGTVRMVTREEWEKFREIRPRTPFESTFSRPNSRIRTGEPLRMEDVKDWTTDVLMDALHRVEDYAKHGSK, encoded by the exons ATGAACGCATTGAAGTGTAGATTATTGCACACTCTTCGTGGTGATGTGCCCACAGAAGCATTGAAGAGAAGAGCGTTGGAATtggagaagaaaaggaagatgaGGCAACCCAAGAGCAAGGACCAGTTTATCGTTACAGTTCCCGAATCCCTGTCTTACCTCGACACCGCCACCATTCCCATGGTCGTCGCCGCCGTCGGAATCGCTCTACTCGCCAAACTCCTCATGATG TATGATGAATCTAAGTCCCAAGAGCTGTTGGAGCGTAAAATAAAGAATGCTCCTGAAGGTCAAGGCACCGTTAGAATGGTAACCCGAGAGGAGTGGGAGAAGTTCCGAGAAATCAGGCCCAGAACCCCGTTTGAGTCCACTTTTTCGCGCCCTAATTCCAGAATAAGAACCGGAGAACCATTGCGCATG GAGGATGTAAAGGATTGGACAACTGATGTTCTCATGGATGCTCTTCACAGAGTAGAAGACTATGCTAAGCATGGTTCTAAGTAA